Proteins found in one Patescibacteria group bacterium genomic segment:
- a CDS encoding DNA alkylation repair protein, translating to MNALHILKKLKSYANPENVAGMARFGISTKNTLGISIPILRRMGKEIGKNHTLALELWRSGVHEARILAGLIAEPRKMTPRQMDAWAVDFDSWDVCDQVCMNLFDKTEFAWQKAKIWTSRKEEFIRRAGFALMASLAWHDKGAEDNKFISFFPLIKKAAFDERNYVKKAVNWALRQIGKRNPALRKEAIKAAREIQKLDSRAARWIAADAIRELKGKNY from the coding sequence ATGAATGCACTACACATTTTGAAGAAACTTAAATCCTATGCGAACCCGGAGAATGTCGCCGGCATGGCGCGTTTCGGGATAAGCACGAAAAATACCCTAGGCATATCCATACCCATCCTACGCCGCATGGGGAAAGAGATAGGAAAAAACCATACGTTGGCACTTGAGCTATGGCGATCAGGCGTCCACGAAGCAAGGATTCTCGCAGGACTTATTGCGGAGCCGCGGAAGATGACGCCGCGGCAGATGGACGCGTGGGCGGTTGATTTTGACTCTTGGGACGTGTGCGACCAGGTGTGTATGAACCTTTTCGATAAAACGGAGTTTGCATGGCAGAAGGCAAAGATATGGACCAGCCGCAAGGAGGAGTTTATCAGGCGCGCAGGGTTTGCGCTCATGGCTAGCCTTGCGTGGCACGATAAGGGCGCAGAGGATAATAAATTCATTTCGTTTTTCCCCTTGATAAAAAAAGCCGCTTTTGATGAGCGCAATTACGTCAAAAAAGCGGTCAACTGGGCACTGCGCCAGATCGGAAAGCGCAATCCTGCATTGAGGAAGGAAGCCATTAAGGCGGCAAGGGAAATTCAAAAGTTAGATTCGCGTGCCGCCCGCTGGATTGCTGCGGACGCGATAAGGGAACTAAAAGGTAAAAACTATTAA
- a CDS encoding tryptophanase — translation MPPPQKSPLPEPYKIKMVEPIRLISPRERDKAIQAAGYNTFLLRSRDVFIDLLTDSGTNAMSEQQWSRLMLGDEAYAGADSFYELEAAMREVYGFRYLVPVHQGRGGEHLLSRTLITPGQYVLKNMYFTTTRQHIELAGGIFIDVITPEAHDAQTNFPFKGNVDLEKVEQVIKEKGVKNIAYFWIETCVNMAGGQPVSMANLKALRKLADKYHIPLYFDATRATENAYFIKTREPGYQKKRIKDIFKEMMSYADGCTMSSKKDNLVNIGGFVATNNPTVFRKLKELVVVYEGLHTYGGMSGRDMEAVAQGMREMVDDAHIAFRVEQVQRFGNLFLKAHIPIVRPIGGHAVVLDARGILPHLDQERFPAQALSAAIYAHSGVRVMERGIVSAGRNPKTGKNRHPHLETVRLTIPRRVYTDSHLAYAAEAVIDLIKNHKKQPLLKYGLTFVYEPDTLRFFQARFAINSSHLTKA, via the coding sequence ATGCCTCCCCCACAAAAATCTCCGCTGCCTGAACCTTATAAAATCAAGATGGTCGAGCCTATCAGGCTCATCTCCCCGCGCGAGCGGGATAAAGCCATACAAGCGGCAGGGTACAACACCTTTCTTCTGCGCTCCCGCGACGTGTTTATTGACCTCCTCACTGATAGCGGCACGAATGCCATGAGCGAACAGCAATGGAGCCGCCTGATGCTCGGCGATGAGGCGTATGCGGGCGCGGACAGCTTTTATGAACTGGAGGCGGCGATGCGCGAGGTATACGGATTTCGATATCTGGTGCCTGTCCACCAAGGCAGGGGCGGCGAGCACCTGCTCTCGCGCACGCTCATCACGCCCGGACAGTATGTGCTCAAAAACATGTACTTTACCACGACGCGCCAGCATATCGAGCTTGCGGGCGGCATATTCATCGATGTCATCACGCCCGAAGCGCATGACGCGCAGACCAACTTTCCGTTCAAAGGCAACGTAGACCTAGAAAAAGTCGAACAGGTCATTAAAGAAAAGGGAGTAAAAAATATTGCCTATTTCTGGATTGAAACCTGCGTCAATATGGCAGGGGGCCAGCCTGTTTCCATGGCGAATCTCAAAGCACTGCGCAAACTGGCCGACAAATATCATATCCCGCTCTACTTTGACGCCACCCGCGCCACGGAAAATGCCTATTTCATCAAAACGCGCGAACCCGGGTATCAAAAGAAACGCATCAAAGACATCTTCAAAGAAATGATGTCCTATGCCGACGGCTGCACCATGAGCTCCAAAAAAGACAATCTGGTGAATATCGGCGGCTTTGTCGCAACCAATAACCCCACGGTATTCCGGAAACTTAAAGAACTGGTAGTGGTATACGAAGGTCTGCATACCTATGGCGGCATGTCAGGGCGCGATATGGAAGCGGTGGCGCAGGGCATGCGGGAGATGGTGGATGACGCGCATATCGCATTCCGGGTAGAGCAGGTCCAACGCTTCGGTAATTTGTTTTTGAAAGCCCACATCCCGATCGTGCGCCCCATAGGCGGCCACGCGGTGGTGCTCGATGCGCGCGGCATTCTCCCTCACCTTGACCAGGAACGGTTCCCGGCGCAGGCGCTCTCAGCCGCAATTTACGCCCATTCCGGCGTGAGGGTCATGGAGCGCGGCATCGTATCCGCAGGACGCAATCCTAAAACCGGCAAAAACCGCCATCCGCATCTGGAAACCGTGCGCCTTACCATCCCCCGCCGCGTCTACACGGACAGCCACCTCGCGTACGCGGCAGAAGCGGTGATTGACCTCATAAAAAATCATAAAAAACAGCCGCTCCTTAAATACGGCCTCACATTCGTCTACGAACCTGACACCCTGCGCTTCTTCCAAGCTCGCTTTGCTATAAATTCATCCCACCTCACTAAGGCATAG
- a CDS encoding DUF333 domain-containing protein, with protein sequence MSYKIPLSIIASFGLLVAVSGCSLVKKNETVPPLPAPFNEEQQVPMAPQENTQASSTETEKGLPASAGEPAQAGLPAQTGMANPASLYCLEHGGTLEITKDAEGGEQGICKFSDGTECDEWQFFRGECKPVELE encoded by the coding sequence ATGTCTTATAAAATTCCTCTCTCCATTATCGCATCCTTTGGATTGCTTGTGGCAGTCTCTGGCTGCTCACTCGTAAAAAAGAATGAAACCGTTCCTCCGTTGCCTGCTCCTTTCAATGAAGAACAGCAGGTTCCTATGGCGCCGCAAGAGAACACTCAGGCGTCTTCTACGGAGACAGAGAAAGGCCTGCCTGCCAGCGCAGGTGAGCCAGCGCAGGCGGGTCTACCTGCGCAGACAGGCATGGCAAACCCTGCGTCATTGTATTGCCTCGAGCATGGCGGGACGCTTGAGATTACGAAAGATGCAGAAGGCGGTGAACAGGGAATATGCAAGTTTTCCGACGGCACGGAGTGCGATGAATGGCAATTTTTCAGGGGCGAATGCAAGCCGGTGGAACTTGAATAA
- a CDS encoding S41 family peptidase yields MSIVARFLSLRPRLNRNVILVGCAVLVLAGAAGFEYYRSHQNRPAVLSAQTAQTAQTVLAEANAPIAEERQNTIYTEFLLEIFDKVKENYWKKVTDEELITLFRLSAEKVTGKTLALPSVDKSGLAQMFEEAVAREAEEKKKDTTSQIATVALANLEPFGRSGLYTQKDETNLKNMVQNIDTSTDLYQTLGVDKSATQEDIEQQYASKSQDLTATVNDKTKTEEERKVAEEKLALITRAHDTLQKEETRETYNQSGAEATVVGALVRPEVLHLKIKRFSPVTVDEFVKVANAFDTGDALHSLILDLRGNIGGAIDLLQYLLGPFLGQNQYAFEFFHQDEYTPYKTVAGWLPSLVRYKKVVVLIDGNAQSSTEMMAAALKKYNVGVLVGTKTKGWGTVEKVFALDHQIDPTQKYSMFLVHSLTLRDDNLPIEGRGVDPAVNINDKDWETQLNEYFSYPPLIDAVKKVLKQPL; encoded by the coding sequence ATGTCCATCGTTGCCAGATTCCTTTCTCTGCGGCCACGATTAAACAGAAATGTTATCTTGGTGGGATGTGCCGTGCTCGTGCTCGCGGGCGCGGCAGGATTTGAATATTATAGAAGCCATCAGAATCGCCCTGCCGTGCTTTCCGCACAGACTGCGCAGACCGCGCAGACAGTGCTGGCAGAGGCGAATGCGCCCATTGCGGAAGAAAGGCAAAACACCATTTACACAGAATTCCTTTTGGAAATTTTTGATAAGGTCAAAGAGAATTATTGGAAAAAAGTGACTGATGAGGAGCTTATTACGCTTTTTCGCTTGTCCGCAGAAAAAGTAACGGGAAAAACATTGGCGCTTCCCTCGGTGGATAAGAGCGGTTTGGCGCAAATGTTTGAAGAAGCGGTGGCACGCGAGGCGGAAGAAAAGAAGAAAGACACGACATCGCAGATCGCGACGGTGGCGCTCGCGAATCTCGAGCCGTTTGGCAGGAGCGGCCTCTATACGCAAAAAGATGAAACGAACTTGAAGAACATGGTGCAGAATATTGATACCTCTACAGATTTGTACCAAACGTTGGGAGTTGATAAGAGCGCTACCCAGGAGGACATAGAGCAGCAATACGCGAGCAAGTCCCAGGATTTGACTGCCACGGTGAATGACAAGACAAAAACAGAAGAAGAGCGGAAAGTGGCAGAGGAAAAACTCGCTCTCATTACGCGCGCGCATGATACCCTGCAAAAAGAAGAAACACGAGAGACTTACAACCAGTCGGGTGCCGAGGCAACCGTGGTGGGAGCACTCGTGCGGCCGGAGGTGCTGCATTTGAAGATTAAGCGTTTTTCTCCGGTCACCGTGGATGAATTTGTGAAGGTGGCAAACGCGTTTGATACGGGCGATGCGCTGCATTCGCTCATTCTGGATTTGCGCGGCAATATAGGCGGCGCGATAGACTTGCTGCAATACCTCCTGGGCCCTTTCTTGGGGCAGAACCAATATGCGTTTGAATTTTTCCATCAGGACGAGTATACGCCTTATAAGACCGTCGCGGGGTGGCTCCCAAGCCTCGTGCGCTATAAAAAAGTGGTGGTGCTCATAGATGGGAATGCGCAGTCTTCCACGGAAATGATGGCGGCAGCTTTAAAAAAATATAATGTGGGGGTCTTGGTCGGCACGAAGACGAAAGGGTGGGGCACGGTGGAGAAAGTATTTGCCCTTGACCATCAGATTGACCCGACCCAGAAATATTCCATGTTCCTCGTGCACAGCCTGACTCTCCGGGACGACAACCTGCCGATCGAGGGGAGAGGTGTGGATCCGGCGGTCAATATCAATGACAAGGATTGGGAAACACAGCTTAATGAATACTTTAGCTACCCGCCGCTTATTGATGCGGTGAAGAAGGTGCTCAAACAGCCATTATAA
- a CDS encoding HAD-IB family phosphatase, producing MKKKKFAVFDIDGTIFRSSLTVELMDALIQEGVFPARVREVYARAYQQWLDRKDSYDTYMWAVVKAYNDNLKGVAHRDIVRVARKVAAFHKNRVYRFTRDLLHKLRQQDYYLVAVSHSSAIIVHEFCKRLGFHKFYGRLHEVDEAGMLTGKHLAEELIGSKSKLVEHLIEKKGLSRRGSVGVGDTEFDIPIFEMVEQPICFNPNMKLYHYAKQKGWTIIVERKDVIYNLNKRHRHKVA from the coding sequence ATGAAAAAGAAGAAATTTGCGGTGTTTGACATTGACGGCACGATTTTCCGCTCAAGCCTTACCGTGGAACTTATGGACGCGCTTATACAGGAGGGCGTGTTTCCCGCGCGGGTGCGGGAGGTCTACGCGCGCGCATACCAGCAGTGGCTTGACCGGAAGGATTCATATGATACGTACATGTGGGCGGTGGTGAAAGCCTACAATGACAATCTCAAAGGCGTGGCGCACCGCGATATTGTTCGGGTGGCGCGCAAGGTGGCCGCGTTCCATAAAAACCGCGTCTACCGCTTCACGCGCGACCTCCTTCACAAGCTGCGCCAGCAGGACTATTATCTTGTGGCGGTATCGCATTCTTCCGCCATTATTGTCCATGAGTTCTGCAAGCGACTCGGATTTCATAAATTTTACGGCCGGCTCCATGAGGTGGACGAGGCGGGGATGCTCACCGGGAAGCATTTAGCGGAAGAATTGATTGGCAGTAAATCAAAACTTGTGGAGCATTTAATCGAGAAAAAAGGCCTCTCGAGAAGAGGCTCTGTAGGCGTGGGCGACACGGAGTTTGACATACCTATCTTTGAGATGGTGGAACAGCCGATCTGTTTCAATCCGAACATGAAACTCTATCACTATGCCAAGCAGAAGGGATGGACCATCATCGTGGAGCGGAAGGACGTGATTTATAATCTCAATAAGCGCCATAGGCATAAGGTGGCTTAG
- a CDS encoding GerMN domain-containing protein — protein sequence MGNSILKIIIIAALVIAGAVFAVRVITNGDGVGLVPAPQPNQEPPFEDAKVRVAKPHLEELVGSPLEITGEARGYWFFEASFPVRLLDQNNQIVASGIAQAQEEWMTEAFVPFRAELAYTLPAASEPVPGILVFVKDNPSGLPEHDDEFRMPVRIDVNRDTTTVRAYFGNDKMNPGAFDCALVFGVEREAPKAPQIAREALDELLKGPTDTEKGEGYFTSINDSVEVEKLTIDAQGTARVEFSPRLEEAVGGSCRVTAIRAQIIQTLKQFPTVKEVVISINGRTEDILQP from the coding sequence ATGGGTAACAGCATTCTAAAAATTATCATTATTGCTGCTCTTGTCATCGCAGGTGCGGTGTTCGCGGTGCGGGTGATCACGAATGGAGACGGAGTGGGCCTTGTCCCCGCGCCGCAGCCTAACCAAGAGCCGCCATTTGAAGACGCGAAGGTAAGAGTCGCCAAGCCACACCTTGAGGAACTGGTCGGCAGTCCTTTGGAAATCACCGGGGAAGCGCGGGGATATTGGTTTTTTGAAGCGTCTTTTCCCGTGAGGCTACTGGATCAGAATAATCAGATTGTCGCTTCTGGCATTGCGCAGGCGCAGGAAGAGTGGATGACCGAAGCGTTTGTGCCATTCCGCGCGGAGCTCGCCTATACTTTGCCTGCGGCCTCGGAACCCGTGCCAGGAATTTTAGTGTTCGTAAAAGATAATCCTTCAGGTCTTCCAGAACACGATGACGAATTTCGCATGCCGGTGCGCATTGACGTGAATCGAGACACCACGACTGTGCGGGCGTATTTTGGCAATGACAAAATGAACCCGGGAGCGTTCGATTGCGCACTGGTGTTTGGGGTTGAGCGGGAGGCGCCAAAGGCTCCGCAGATAGCGCGAGAAGCATTGGATGAATTATTGAAGGGGCCCACGGATACCGAAAAGGGGGAAGGGTATTTCACGAGCATCAATGACAGTGTTGAGGTTGAAAAATTGACCATTGATGCGCAAGGCACGGCGCGGGTTGAATTTTCTCCGCGCCTTGAGGAGGCGGTCGGCGGCTCCTGCCGCGTAACGGCAATCCGCGCACAGATTATACAGACGTTAAAGCAGTTTCCCACGGTAAAGGAAGTGGTCATCTCCATCAACGGCAGGACAGAGGATATTTTGCAGCCATAA
- a CDS encoding glycosyltransferase, whose amino-acid sequence MLSIVAVVINNEEVTRRFVSSIRQYTMGKYELILVDNASHDKSAVRFFKASADQYVRFPRRVSLAAAWNKGIALAQGTYIAVMNNDVVVPPHWSRPLIGTLQNHPRAGMVTPLTFWLLKGYFQYDMLKNWNKKFVQPFKLEKFKEVIWGECCVLRKSAWRETEGYCELYKGLGSEDLEMVFQLFAHGYEVYVDPRVFVYHQGYGSQVPDIISLRLISRYQKDNWKLFKSRWPQYTQGWR is encoded by the coding sequence ATGCTTTCGATTGTGGCAGTGGTTATTAATAATGAAGAAGTCACGCGGCGTTTTGTCTCAAGCATACGTCAATACACCATGGGGAAGTATGAGCTGATTTTGGTAGACAATGCTTCGCATGACAAGAGCGCTGTGCGTTTCTTCAAAGCTTCTGCCGATCAGTATGTGCGTTTTCCGCGGCGCGTAAGCCTCGCCGCCGCATGGAATAAAGGGATCGCTCTGGCGCAGGGAACCTATATTGCCGTAATGAATAATGATGTCGTCGTGCCGCCTCATTGGTCACGGCCGCTCATTGGGACGCTGCAAAATCATCCGCGCGCAGGCATGGTGACGCCTCTCACCTTTTGGTTGCTCAAAGGGTACTTTCAGTACGACATGCTGAAGAATTGGAATAAAAAATTCGTACAGCCCTTTAAGCTCGAAAAATTCAAAGAAGTGATATGGGGAGAATGCTGTGTGTTGAGAAAGAGCGCATGGCGCGAGACAGAAGGGTATTGTGAACTCTATAAAGGATTGGGGAGCGAAGATCTTGAAATGGTGTTTCAGCTCTTCGCGCATGGGTACGAGGTGTATGTGGATCCGCGGGTGTTTGTCTATCATCAAGGATACGGTTCACAAGTGCCAGATATTATTTCATTGCGACTTATAAGCCGATATCAAAAGGATAATTGGAAATTATTTAAATCGCGTTGGCCCCAGTACACGCAAGGCTGGCGATAA
- a CDS encoding DUF1648 domain-containing protein — translation MKIRKNELMVLGIVVVSFCIGLYLYPQLPARMASHWNAQGEVDGYMPKFWGTFLMPIIALVLWIVFLVIPRIDPKRENIEKFRKYFDGFIAALFMFLLYLYVLTLYWNTGYRFNMVIFLMPAFAVLFYMVGILVSHAEMNWTIGIRTPWTLSSETVWKKTHVLTGKLFRASGIITLTGVLFPDFAIWFLLISVLASAVVSAVYSYLAYRKEHQVV, via the coding sequence ATGAAAATACGCAAAAACGAACTAATGGTATTAGGTATTGTAGTGGTATCGTTTTGCATTGGACTCTACCTCTATCCCCAGCTTCCTGCGCGGATGGCATCGCACTGGAATGCGCAAGGAGAAGTAGACGGCTACATGCCGAAATTTTGGGGGACATTCCTCATGCCCATCATCGCGCTCGTGCTCTGGATTGTATTTCTTGTGATTCCCCGCATCGATCCCAAAAGAGAAAATATCGAGAAATTCAGGAAATATTTTGATGGGTTTATCGCGGCGCTGTTTATGTTCCTGCTGTATTTGTATGTGCTGACGCTGTATTGGAACACAGGCTACCGTTTCAATATGGTTATTTTTCTTATGCCTGCATTTGCTGTATTGTTTTACATGGTAGGCATCCTGGTATCCCACGCGGAAATGAATTGGACCATCGGCATCAGGACCCCCTGGACTTTGAGCAGCGAGACCGTATGGAAGAAAACGCATGTACTCACCGGCAAGCTTTTCCGCGCAAGCGGCATCATTACGCTCACAGGTGTGCTCTTTCCGGATTTCGCCATCTGGTTTCTGCTTATCTCAGTGCTCGCGAGCGCGGTGGTAAGCGCGGTCTATTCATATCTTGCCTACCGGAAAGAACATCAGGTTGTA